One region of Nostoc sp. UHCC 0302 genomic DNA includes:
- a CDS encoding PEP-CTERM sorting domain-containing protein (PEP-CTERM proteins occur, often in large numbers, in the proteomes of bacteria that also encode an exosortase, a predicted intramembrane cysteine proteinase. The presence of a PEP-CTERM domain at a protein's C-terminus predicts cleavage within the sorting domain, followed by covalent anchoring to some some component of the (usually Gram-negative) cell surface. Many PEP-CTERM proteins exhibit an unusual sequence composition that includes large numbers of potential glycosylation sites. Expression of one such protein has been shown restore the ability of a bacterium to form floc, a type of biofilm.): MVATVIKKISMAVASSAIVALAAGGVAQAAIIVPNELEATEGNVNNGWPFSLDFQGRYQQIFDADEFASLSEPQLISQIAFRPDSDSLNNGTAFSSTLSSIVINLSTTRSTPNNFSNTFADNVGVDNITVFTGALSLSSANQGPVSGPKNFDIVINLQNPFLYDPTKGNLLLDVKNFAGGNTTQFDAIQSFNRDSVERQLSFDPNSATAISQFQDGIGLVTKFTFKSEVPPVPEPSTALGTLVISVWGLGALLKRK; this comes from the coding sequence ATGGTTGCAACTGTGATCAAAAAAATCTCAATGGCTGTTGCCAGCTCTGCAATTGTTGCACTAGCCGCAGGAGGAGTGGCACAGGCAGCAATTATTGTTCCTAATGAATTAGAAGCTACAGAGGGTAATGTCAACAACGGTTGGCCATTCAGCTTAGATTTTCAAGGTCGGTATCAGCAAATTTTTGATGCTGACGAATTTGCATCCCTGTCTGAACCTCAACTAATTAGCCAAATTGCCTTTCGTCCTGATAGCGATTCCCTCAACAATGGCACTGCTTTCTCATCGACACTTTCTAGTATCGTAATTAACCTTTCCACGACAAGGAGCACACCTAATAATTTCAGCAACACCTTTGCAGATAATGTTGGGGTAGACAACATTACAGTTTTCACTGGAGCTTTATCACTCTCCAGTGCCAATCAAGGGCCAGTATCTGGCCCCAAAAATTTTGACATTGTTATCAATTTACAAAATCCATTTTTATACGATCCAACCAAAGGTAACTTATTACTTGATGTGAAAAATTTTGCTGGAGGTAATACGACTCAGTTTGACGCGATACAAAGTTTCAACCGAGATTCCGTAGAGCGTCAATTAAGTTTTGATCCTAACTCTGCTACTGCTATTAGCCAATTCCAAGACGGAATAGGTTTAGTAACAAAATTTACATTTAAATCTGAAGTACCCCCTGTCCCTGAACCTTCAACAGCTTTGGGGACGTTGGTAATTAGTGTTTGGGGTCTAGGAGCATTATTGAAACGCAAATAG